The genome window TGATCAGCGAAGCGACGGCAGTCACCGCCGACGGGCGCATCTCGTCGCACGATCTTGGCATCTGGCACGACGATCACGTGCCGATGCTGACGCGTATCGTGTCGTTCATGCGGGAGCACGGCGCGGTGGCCGGTATTCAACTGGCGCACGCCGGGCGCAAGGCCAGCACGAAGCGCCCCTGGGAAGGCACGGGCATGGTCACGCCGGAGCAGGGCGGCTGGACGGTGCGTGGTCCAAGCGACCTCGCGTTCTCGCCCGACTACCCCCAACCGCACGCGCTGGCGCTCGACGAACTGCCGGGCATTGTGGACGCGTTCGTGGCCGGCACCAAGCGTGCGCTGGCTGCGGGCTTTCAGGTAGTCGAGCTGCACGCGTCGCATGGCTACCTGCTGCACGCGTTCATGTCGCCGCTCGCCAATCTTCGCACGGATGCGTACGGCGGCAGTTATGACAATCGCGTGCGCCTCACGCTCGAGGTCGCGGCGGCGGTGCGCACCGTGTGGCCCGCGGAGCTGCCGCTCTTCGTGCGCCTCTCCGCCACCGACTGGGCCGAGGGTGGTTGGACCGTCGAGGAGACCGTGCGCCTGTCCGCGCAGCTCAAGGCGCTCGGCGTGGATCTGATCGACTGTTCGAGCGGCGGCCTGACGACCGCGCAGCACATCACGCTCGGGCCCGGCTATCAGGTGCCGTTCGCGCGACGCGTGCGCGCGGAAGCGCAGGTGCCGACGGCGGCGGTGGGGCTGATCACGACGCCGGAGCAGGCCGAGGCGATCGTGGCGAACGGGGACGCGGATGTGGTGCTGATGGCGCGCGAGCTGCTGCGGAACCCGCGCTGGCCGCTGGAGGCGGCGCATGCGCTGGGGGCGGAGGGGCGGTGGGTGCCGCAGTATGTGCGGGCGCGGAGGCGGTAAGGCGGGCGGCGGGAAGACGAACGGCGGGGAAACCCTGGGGCGGGGCGCGGTGACCTAGGGAGCAGTGGTTATCCTCTCACCCCGTCCCTCACGAATTATGCGCGTTCTTGCTCGTCTGGCCCTTGCGGCGAGTCTGGTGGTGCCCGCGGCCCTGTCGGCGCAGTCCCCGATTATCGGGACCTGGAACATCGAATGGGAGCTCGGTCGCTCCATCATGAATGGCGAGTCGAGTGCCATTCAGGCGAAAGGGACCTTGAAGCTCGAAGCGTCCGGCGATTCCCTGCTCGCCACCGTCACCACCACGAGCCGTAGCGATGGGCAGCCGATCACGCGCCCGAGCTTCACCTTCGGTGGCCGTGCCACCGCCACTGGTGCGGTGCTCACGCAGATCAGCGAAGCCACGCTCAACATGAATGGCGAGACGCGGAAGCAGCGCTCGATCGGCACCTGGACGCTCGCCATCAGCGGCGCCGCGCTCACCGGTGAGATCAAGCGGGAGATCGAAGGGATGATGATGGACATCCCGCCCGCGATGGTGAAGGGATCGCGCGCGAACTGAGCGGCGCGCGATCCCCGAGGCGACTCAGAGCCCGCCGAGTGTGCAGATGTACTGCCACTCGGCGGCGGTCACCGGCACCACCGAGAGTCGGCCCACCTTGATCAGCGCCATCTCAGCGAGCTTGGGATCGCCCTTGATCTGCGGCAGCGTGACCGGCGTCGGAAGCGCCTGCACGGCCTTCACATCGACCATGAACCACGTCGGCGTCGCCGGATCGGAGTCGGCGTCGTAGTAGTCGTGCGTGGGATCGAACGCCGTGTGATCGGGATAGCCTTCCTTCACCACCTCGCAGATCCCCACGATGGCACTGGGCTCGGCGTTGGAGTGGTAGTAGAAACAGCGATCGCCCTTCTTCATGCCGTCCCGCAGGAAGTTGCGCGCGCCGGTGTTGCGCACCGAGTCCCAGCAGGTCGTCTTCTTCGGCGCCTTCTGCAGGTCGTCGAAGGAGAAGACGTCCGGCTCCGACTTGATGAGCCAGTAGCGCACTTCGCCCGGTGCGCGCGTGTACACATGCGCCCACTTGCCGAGCTCGTAGGGCATCGACTGCGGCGCCTTTTTCTTGGCCACCGCCTTTCCCGAGGTTCGAGCTCCCGCCGTACGGGCTCCCGCCGTACGGGCTCCCGCCGTACGGGCTTCCGCCGGTTTCGCCGCCGTCTTCTTTGCTGCCATCACTGCACCATGCAGCACGAGGACGCCCCGCACCCCGCCATCGGCAACCCGCCGCGCGGCGATCCGCAGGGCGTGGTCTGCCCCTGCTGGCCGTGCGTGAACGTCACCAGCCCGCCGCTCAGGACCCGCCGCACCGGGACGTGCGTCTCCGGATGCTCCGTCAGGGGCGCATCGTTCATCGACTGCCGGAGCTCGAACCGCTCCGGCGCCTCGCCGGCCGTGGCCGGCACCGTTTCGTAGACGTAGATCGGCATACCCCAATTCTACGGCGGGCAGCAAGGGGCGCCGGGCGGTATTTTCGCGGCCATGCACCTCTCCCTTCGCCTCGCGCCGGCCCTGCTGTTGGCCGCAGCCCCCGCCGCAGCCCAAGCCCCACGGGCCGACGCCTCGCGTCCCGCGGCGCCGGCCAATCTGATTGCCGTCGCCGACAAGGTCTTCAGCAGCTGGAACAACACGCACGGCCCCGGATGCGCCGTCGGCATCGCGCGCGGGGGCACGACGCTGCTCGAGCGCGGCTACGGGATGGCCGACATTGCCGGTGAACGGCCCATCACGCCGGCCACCATTCTGGAGTCCGGATCGGTCGCCAAGCAGTTCACGGCCACCTCGATCCTGCTGCTCGCCAGGGACGGCAAGCTCTCGCTCGACGACGACGCGCGAAAGTACCTCCCGGAGCTCCCCGCGTACGGGCGCGTCCTCACCGTGCGTCATCTCCTCACGCATACCAGTGGACTGCGCGAGTGGAGCAATCTCGTGGATTGGCAGGGGTG of Gemmatimonadaceae bacterium contains these proteins:
- a CDS encoding NADH:flavin oxidoreductase/NADH oxidase — protein: MSALFSPLTLRSVTLANRIGVSPMCQYSSVDGYANDWHLVHLGGLATGGAGLVISEATAVTADGRISSHDLGIWHDDHVPMLTRIVSFMREHGAVAGIQLAHAGRKASTKRPWEGTGMVTPEQGGWTVRGPSDLAFSPDYPQPHALALDELPGIVDAFVAGTKRALAAGFQVVELHASHGYLLHAFMSPLANLRTDAYGGSYDNRVRLTLEVAAAVRTVWPAELPLFVRLSATDWAEGGWTVEETVRLSAQLKALGVDLIDCSSGGLTTAQHITLGPGYQVPFARRVRAEAQVPTAAVGLITTPEQAEAIVANGDADVVLMARELLRNPRWPLEAAHALGAEGRWVPQYVRARRR
- a CDS encoding EVE domain-containing protein, with product MPYELGKWAHVYTRAPGEVRYWLIKSEPDVFSFDDLQKAPKKTTCWDSVRNTGARNFLRDGMKKGDRCFYYHSNAEPSAIVGICEVVKEGYPDHTAFDPTHDYYDADSDPATPTWFMVDVKAVQALPTPVTLPQIKGDPKLAEMALIKVGRLSVVPVTAAEWQYICTLGGL